From Tripterygium wilfordii isolate XIE 37 chromosome 16, ASM1340144v1, whole genome shotgun sequence, one genomic window encodes:
- the LOC119980678 gene encoding ribonuclease S-F11-like encodes MGGKSSVGSAIFCILATTIVLLPLCADARRRGEYEYYKIVFRWAESFCRENLYTCHLPVPDYFVIQSGTLLQPILQEMDRYWPNIYKFNENLLSRTQWNEKTWKYEWKEHGKCHEHPNNPFYYFNTAITFARQFRVKRILENAGITPSDEYGYEASAIKQHLGVDIQIFCKEDSDGLTLHITLVMDMCNGDLTVTIDIARLTMHDEMIKDTKTSRHLSICNAGLIFATRHVYLTETAC; translated from the exons ATGGGTGGAAAATCTTCAGTTGGCTCTGCAATTTTTTGCATTCTTGCCACCACAATCGTGCTCTTACCATTGTGTGCAGATGCGAGAAGAAGGGGGGAATATGAATACTACAAGATCGTCTTCAGATGGGCTGAGTCATTTTGTAGAGAGAACTTGTATACTTGTCACTTGCCAGTTCCAGATTATTTCGTTATCCAGAGT GGAACTCTGTTACAACCCATATTACAAGAAATGGATAGATATTGGCCAAATATCTATAAGTTCAACGAGAACCTACTTTCAAGGACGCAATGGAATGAAAAGACTTGGAAATATGAATGGAAGGAACATGGAAAGTGTCATGAACATCCCAACAATCCTTTCTATTATTTCAACACTGCTATAACTTTTGCCAGGCAATTTAGAGTGAAAAGAATCCTAGAAAatg CCGGAATAACTCCTAGTGATGAGTATGGATATGAAGCATCTGCCATTAAACAACATTTGGGGGTAGACATTCAAATCTTTTGCAAGGAAGACAGCGATGGATTAACTT TGCATATAACCTTGGTCATGGATATGTGTAATGGAGATCTGACAGTGACCATAGATATAGCAAGG TTGACAATGCATGATGAAATGATAAAAGATACAAAAACCTCAAGGCACCTGAGCATATGCAATGCTGGTTTGATATTTGCTACACGACATGTATACCTAACAGAAACTGCATGCTGA
- the LOC119980437 gene encoding uncharacterized protein LOC119980437 yields MSKWMYNERRSAGGVVVAVCEEERSRMVEPVVCPKPRRLGVLNPSIKRCALNQEVEIGDAKAGTELLDMILTKGSYGGDKSTNHVALSPPAFYCGSPPSRASNPVIQDAQFGSEKVTTLSISPASPSPSSRCTRMKFGHKQAAVRVEGFDCLSRDQRNCSSISAVA; encoded by the exons ATGAGTAAGTGGATGTACAACGAGAGGAGGAGCGCCGGCGGCGTGGTCGTTGCCGTATGTGAGGAGGAGAGGAGTAGGATGGTGGAGCCGGTGGTTTGCCCAAAGCCTCGAAGATTGGGCGTCTTGAATCCATCCATCAAAAGATGTGCTCTTAA TCAAGAAGTAGAGATCGGTGATGCAAAAGCGGGGACAGAGCTGCTGGATATGATTCTAACTAAG GGAAGCTATGGTGGAGATAAATCCACTAACCATGTGGCTTTATCGCCTCCGGCCTTCTATTGCGGATCACCACCAAGCAGAGCATCAAACCCTGTGATCCAAGATGCTCAATTTGGCAGTGAAAAGGTCACTACATTGTCTATATCCCCTGCATCTCCATCGCCTTCCTCTAGATGCACCCGAATGAAATTTGGGCACAAACAGGCTGCAGTGAGGGTTGAAGGGTTTGATTGTCTCAGCAGAGATCAGAGAAATTGCAGTAGCATCTCTGCTGTTGCTTAG